A single region of the Raphanus sativus cultivar WK10039 chromosome 1, ASM80110v3, whole genome shotgun sequence genome encodes:
- the LOC108808679 gene encoding dynamin-2A codes for MEAIDELSQLSDSMKQAASLLADEDPDETSSSRRPATFLNVVALGNVGAGKSAVLNSLIGHAVLPTGENGATRAPIIIDLSREASLSSKAIILQIDNKSQQVSASALRHSLQDRLSKGASGKNRDQIYLNLRTSTAPPLKLVDLPGLDQRIVDDSMISEYAQHNDAILLVVVPASQASEISSSRALKIAKEHDPESTRTVGIIGKIDQAAENPKALAAVQALLSNQGPPKTTDIPWVALIGQSVAIASAQSGSGENSLETAWRAESESLKSILTGAPQNKLGRIALVDTLASQIRSRMKLRLPNILSGLQGKSQMVQNELARLGEQLVNSAEGTRAIALELCREFEEKFLLHLAGGEGSGWKVVASFEGTFPNRIKQLPLDRHFDLNNVKRVVLEADGYQPYLISPEKGLRSLIKIVLELAKDPARLCVDEVHRVLVDIVSASANATPGLGRYPPFKREVVAIASAALDGFKNEAKKMVVALVDMERAFVPPQHFIRLVQRRMERQRREDELKGRSSKKGQDAEQSLLSRAASPQPDGGSMKSMKDKPSPQDKETPEVSGLKTAGPEGEITAGYLMKKSAKTNGWSRRWFVLNEKTGKLGYTKKQEERNFRGTITLEECTIEEIPEEEVEKSKSSKDKKANGPDPKGPGLVFKLTCKVPYKTVLKAHNSLVLKAESAVDKNEWINKLLKVIQARGGQVGNVSMRQSFSEGSLDKMVRKPVDPEEELRWMSQEVRGYVEAVLNSLAANVPKAVVLCQVEKSKEDMLNQLYSSISAIGNERIESLIQEDQNVKGKRERYLKQSSLLSKLTRQLSVHDNRAAAASSWSDNSATESSPKTSGGGSSGEDWMNAFNAAGNGGSDSLSRYGSGSHSRRYSDPAQNGDLPSPGSGSNRRTTPNRLPPAPPQGGSSYRY; via the exons ATGGAGGCGATCGATGAGTTGTCTCAGCTCTCAGATTCGATGAAACAGGCCGCGTCTCTGCTCGCCGACGAAGATCCCGACGAGACCTCTTCCTCCAGACGCCCCGCCACTTTCCTAAACGTTgtagccttaggaaatgtg GGAGCTGGAAAGTCTGCAGTTCTGAACAGTCTTATTGGACATGCAGTCCTG CCTACGGGTGAGAATGGTGCTACACGAGCTCCTATAATAATTGACTTGAGCAGGGAGGCTTCTTTGAGCAGCAAGGCTATTATCTTGCAAATCGACAACAAATCTCAACAAGTTTCAGCAA GTGCTCTGAGACACTCTCTTCAAGATAGACTTAGCAAAGGAGCCTCAGGGAAAAATCGtgatcaaatatatttaaacctTCGTACCAGCACAG CTCCACCACTGAAATTAGTTGACCTGCCTGGACTGGACCAGAGAATTGTGGATGATTCAATG ATTTCTGAATATGCGCAACACAATGATGCCATACTGCTGGTTGTAGTCCCTGCTAGCCAGGCATCTGAAATTTCATCATCCCGAGCCCTGAAGATTGCGAAGGAGCATGATCCAGAGA GCACTAGGACAGTAGGCATTATTGGGAAAATTGACCAGGCTGCAGAGAACCCGAAAGCCCTCGCAGCTGTTCAGGCTCTTCTCTCAAACCAAGGACCGCCAAAAACAACTGACATCCCATGGGTAGCTCTTATTGGCCAATCCGTTGCAATTGCATCAGCACAGTCCGGGAGTGGTGAGAACTCCTTAGAAACCGCATGGCGTGCTGAGAGTGAAAGTCTGAAGTCTATTTTGACTGGGGCTCCACAAAACAAGCTTGGCAGAATTGCCTTGGTGGACACCCTTGCTAGCCAGATCCGTAGCAGAATGAAGCTCAGGCTTCCAAATATCTTGTCCGG GCTCCAGGGTAAGTCTCAAATGGTGCAGAATGAGCTAGCGAGGCTTGGGGAACAACTCGTTAACAGTGCTGAAGGTACAAGGGCTATAGCTTTGGAGCTTTGCCGTGAGTTTGAGGAGAAATTTCTTCTCCACTTGGCTGGTGGTGAA GGAAGTGGTTGGAAAGTTGTTGCAAGTTTTGAAGGAACTTTCCCCAACCGAATCAAGCAGCTTCCATTGGATAGGCATTTTGACTTGAACAATGTTAAACGG GTTGTTTTGGAGGCAGATGGTTATCAACCTTACCTTATATCTCCAGAGAAAGGGTTGAGGTCGTTGATAAAGATTGTTCTTGAGTTGGCTAAAGATCCTGCACGTCTTTGTGTTGATGAG GTTCATCGAGTTCTTGTTGACATAGTTTCAGCCTCTGCAAATGCTACACCTGGACTCGGGAGATATCCTCCTTTCAAGCGGGAG GTTGTAGCTATAGCAAGTGCAGCACTTGATGGTTTCAAGAATGAAGCCAAGAAAATGGTGGTTGCACTAGTCGATATGGAACGGGCTTTTGTACCACCTCAACATTTTATCCGTCTTGTGCAAAGGAG AATGGAAAGACAACGTCGCGAGGATGAGCTGAAAGGACGATCTTCTAAGAAGGGACAAGATGCTGAGCAGTCCCTTTTAAGCAGG GCTGCTAGTCCTCAGCCGGATGGTGGTAGCATGAAATCGATGAAAGACAAACCTAGTCCGCAAGATAAAGAGACGCCGGAGGTGTCTGGTCTGAAAACTGCTGGACCTGAGGGAGAGATAACAGCAG GGTACTTAATGAAGAAAAGCGCAAAAACAAATGGATGGAGTAGGCGATGGTTTGTTCTGAATGAGAAAACTGGAAAG CTGGGCTATACCAAAAAGCAAGAAGAGAGAAACTTCCGGGGCACTATAACTTTGGAG GAATGCACTATTGAAGAAATTCCCGAGGAAGAAGTAGAAAAATCAAAGAGTTCGAAGGATAAGAAGGCAAACGGACCTGATCCAAAAGGACCAGGTCTTGTATTTAAATTAACCTGCAAGGTTCCCTATAAGACTGTACTAAAAG CTCACAATTCCCTGGTGCTTAAGGCTGAGAGTGCAGTCGATAAGAACGAGTGGATTAATAAGTTGCTGAAGGTTATTCAGGCTCGAGGAGGCCAAGTGGGCAATGTTTCCATGAGACAGAGTTTTTCAGAAGGTTCACTT GATAAGATGGTTAGGAAACCCGTCGATCCAGAAGAGGAACTCCGGTGGATGTCCCAAGAAGTACGAGGTTACGTTGAAGCTGTCCTTAACAGTCTTGCAGCCAATGTTCCAAAG GCTGTTGTTCTCTGTCAAGTGGAGAAATCAAAAGAAGACATGCTGAATCAACTATACAGTTCTATCAG TGCAATTGGCAATGAGAGGATCGAGTCATTGATTCAAGAGGATCAGAACGTTAAAGGAAAAAGAGAGCGTTACCTGAAACAATCCTCTCTTCTTTCTAAGCTCACAAGGCAGCTTAGCGTTCATGACAACCGAGCTGCTGCTGCTTCAAGTTGGTCTGACAACAGTGCCACTG AAAGTAGCCCAAAAACCAGTGGAGGAGGTTCTTCAGGGGAAGACTGGATGAATGCCTTCAACGCCGCTGGTAATGGAGGGTCAGATTCATTGTCAAGATACGGATCAGGTAGTCACAGCCGCCGTTACAGTGATCCTGCTCAGAACGGAGATTTACCATCACCAGGCTCTGGTAGCAACCGCCGCACCACCCCGAACCGGCTTCCACCAGCACCACCACAGGGTGGATCATCTTACAGGTATTAG
- the LOC130509934 gene encoding cytosolic Fe-S cluster assembly factor NBP35-like, with amino-acid sequence MDKGEIPEDANEHCPGPQAETAGKSESCAGCPNQQVCASGTAPKGPDPDLVAISERMATVKHKILVLSCKGGVGKSTFSAQLSFALAGMDHQVGLMDLDICGPSMPKMLGLEGQGIHKSNFGWQPVYVGDNLGVMSISFVFPESADEPAIWSGPRKTDLIKRFLKDVYWRDIDYLVVDTPPGTSDEHITISSCLAGIDGAIIVTTPQEVAMVDVRKGVNFCKRKGIDVLGVVENMSGLVQPLSDFKFTKQLGSSAVDVTEDMISCLRENAPPELRLDDVFVWSQVFDGSGGGAERMCEEMGVPFLGKVPLDPQLCRAAERGKSCFEGNKCSVSAPALKSIIEKLLLANPLQLHQHSPGVVRTP; translated from the exons ATGGATAAAGGAGAGATTCCAGAGGACGCCAACGAGC ATTGCCCAGGTCCCCAAGCCGAAACTGCTGGAAAGTCAGAGTCCTGCGCAGGTTGCCCTAATCAACAAGTATGTGCCAGTGGCACTGCTCCTAAGGGACCTGATCCAG ATTTGGTTGCTATATCTGAAAGAATGGCAACCGTGAAGCACAAGATACTGGTTCTTTCTTGCAAAGGTGGGGTTGGTAAGAGCACATTCTCAGCTCAGCTCTCGTTTGCCCTAGCAGGAATGGACCATCAAGTAGGCCTGATGGACTTGGATATATGCGGGCCAAGCATGCCCAAAATGTTAGGCCTGGAAGGGCAAGGCATTCACAAGAGCAACTTCGGATGGCAACCAGTTTACGTGGGAGACAACCTCGGTGTCATGTCCATATCTTTCGTGTTCCCCGAGTCTGCTGACGAGCCTGCCATCTGGAGCGGTCCACGCAAAACCGATCTCATCAAACGGTTTTTAAAAGACGTTTACTGGAGAGACATCGATTACCTTGTGGTTGACACCCCACCAGGAACCTCAGACGAGCACATCACCATCTCCAGTTGCCTTGCGGGGATCGACGGTGCTATCATCGTCACGACTCCCCAGGAAGTCGCCATGGTCGACGTCAGAAAGGGCGTGAACTTTTGCAAGAGAAAAGGGATCGACGTGCTGGGAGTAGTAGAGAACATGAGTGGTTTAGTTCAACCGTTGAGTGACTTCAAGTTCACGAAGCAGCTTGGCTCCTCGGCCGTGGACGTTACGGAAGATATGATCTCTTGCTTAAGAGAGAATGCACCACCGGAGCTTCGTCTAGATGATGTGTTTGTGTGGAGCCAAGTGTTTGACGGCAGCGGAGGAGGGGCGGAGAGGATGTGTGAGGAGATGGGAGTGCCGTTTCTTGGGAAAGTTCCTTTGGATCCACAGCTTTGCAGAGCAGCCGAGAGAGGTAAGTCATGCTTTGAGGGTAACAAGTGTTCTGTCAGTGCACCTGCACTTAAGAGCATCATAGAGAAA